One Streptomyces sp. CG4 genomic window, CGTGCCGGGTGTAGTCGAGGGCGCCCGGGGCGGTCCAGTAGCGGCGGTCGTAGGTGAGCCCCGGCAGCAGCAGCTGCACCGTGTCGGGCGGGTCACCGGCGGGGAGGAACAGCTGCGCGCCGAGCCGCCAGGTGGTGTCGGGGGCGTGCGGAGGGGTCACGTCGAAGCTGACGGAGCTCATACGAATTGCGCCCTTCTGCTGTGCTGGATTGGCTGCTCTGGTGTGCGGGATCGGCTGCCTGGACGGCATCACAGGACGGTGACGTCCGGCTCTCCGGACGGGGTGCCGTCGGCCTCCATCTGCTCGGCGATCTTCATGGCTTCCTCGATGAGGGTCTCGACGATCCTGGACTCGGGGACGGTCTTGATGACCTCGCCCTTGACGAAGATCTGGCCCTTGCCGTTGCCGGAGGCGACACCGAGGTCGGCCTCCCGGGCCTCGCCCGGACCGTTGACCACACAGCCCATGACGGCGACGCGCAGCGGCACCTCCATGCCGTCGAGTCCGGCGAGCACCTGGTCGGCGAGCTTGTAGACGTCGACCTGGGCGCGGCCGCAGGACGGGCAGGAGACGATCTCCAGGCGGCGCTGTCGGAGGTTCAGCGACTCCAGGATCTGGGTGCCGACCTTGACCTCCTCCACGGGCGGGGCCGACAGCGACACCCGGATGGTGTCCCCGATGCCCTGGCTGAGCAGCGCGCCGAAGGCGACCGCCGACTTGACCGTGCCCTGGAAGGCGGGACCGGCCTCGGTCACCCCGAGGTGGAGGGGGTAGTCGCAGCGGGCGGCGAGCTGCCGGTAGGCCTCGACCATGACGACGGGGTCGTTGTGCTTCACCGAGAGCTTGATGTCCCGGAAGCCGTGCTCCTCGAAGAGCGAGCACTCCCACAGGGCCGACTCCACCAGTGCCTCGGGGGTGGCCTTGCCGTACTTCTTCAGGAGCCGCTGGTCCAGGGAGCCGGCGTTGACGCCGATCCGGATGGGCACGCCCGCGTCGCCGGCGGCCTTCGCGATCTCCTTGACCTTGTCGTCGAAGCGTTTGATGTTGCCGGGGTTGACCCGGACGGCCGCGCAGCCGGCGTCGATGGCGGCGAAGACGTACTTGGGCTGGAAGTGGATGTCGGCGATCACCGGGATCTTCGACTTCTTCGCGATCTGCGGCAGCGCGTCGGCGTCGTCCTGCGAGGGGCAGGCGACGCGGACGATCTGGCAGCCGGACGCGGTGAGCTCCGCGATCTGCCGGAGCGTGGCGTCCACGTCGGCGGTGAGGGTCGTGGTCATGGACTGCACGGACACGGGGGCGTCCCCGCCGACCGCCACGGAGCCCACCAGGATCTGCCGCGAGGGGCGGCGGGGGGCGAGCCGGGCGGGTACGGCGGGCATGCCGAGTGCGACAGGCGAGGTCATCACACCGCTCCCTTCAGGGTGGGCCGTCCAGTGGTCTCGTTCACGGACCGCGCGGTGGCATCGGCCACCGACTGCGCGGTGGCATCGGCCACCGACTGCGCGGTGGTACTGGCCGCCGCCCGTCCGGGGGCCTCGGTCACCGGCCGTCCAGGGGTATCGGCCGCCGGCTGTCCGGGGGCATCGGCCGCCGTCCGTCCGATGACCCCCGCCACCGCTTCCGCGGCCTGTTCGGCAATCCGGTCGGCGGTGAGACCGCACTCCTCCAGGAGTGCGGCGCGCGAGGCGTGCTCCAGGAACCCGGTGG contains:
- the ispG gene encoding flavodoxin-dependent (E)-4-hydroxy-3-methylbut-2-enyl-diphosphate synthase produces the protein MTSPVALGMPAVPARLAPRRPSRQILVGSVAVGGDAPVSVQSMTTTLTADVDATLRQIAELTASGCQIVRVACPSQDDADALPQIAKKSKIPVIADIHFQPKYVFAAIDAGCAAVRVNPGNIKRFDDKVKEIAKAAGDAGVPIRIGVNAGSLDQRLLKKYGKATPEALVESALWECSLFEEHGFRDIKLSVKHNDPVVMVEAYRQLAARCDYPLHLGVTEAGPAFQGTVKSAVAFGALLSQGIGDTIRVSLSAPPVEEVKVGTQILESLNLRQRRLEIVSCPSCGRAQVDVYKLADQVLAGLDGMEVPLRVAVMGCVVNGPGEAREADLGVASGNGKGQIFVKGEVIKTVPESRIVETLIEEAMKIAEQMEADGTPSGEPDVTVL